Proteins from a genomic interval of Gadus macrocephalus chromosome 2, ASM3116895v1:
- the LOC132446812 gene encoding microfibril-associated glycoprotein 4-like isoform X1, producing MIGPLGLLVLLVVNLVLVSSTPVEVSGTLMAANGTQVVLSDTPVLVSGAPVVVSGTPESLPVDCSDLYSNGFGNSGVYTIFPAGPTSPVQVFCEMGSMDAPDSNKWTVIQRRTDGTINFYRGWEQYKTGFGQASSEYWLGLENIHLLSGKKSYKLRVDMEDFDGAKVSAEYSSFNVAPEKDGYRLTLSGFKDGGAGDSLAFHNGQKFSTFDKDQDSDPANCAETYLGGWWYNNCHGANANGEYLWGESIVGLGINWFTWKGNAYSLKAIAFKLSPQLELDAKVEV from the exons ATGATT GGACCTTTAGGCCTACTCGTCCTCTTGGTGGTGAACCTGGTGTTAGTGAGCAGCACTCCGGTGGAAGTGAGCGGCACTCTGATGGCAGCGAATGGCACTCAGGTGGTGCTGAGCGACACTCCGGTGTTAGTGAGCGGCGCTCCGGTGGTAGTGAGCGGTACACCTGAGTCGCTTCCAGTGGATTGCAGCGACCTCTATAGCAACGGCTTCGGTAACAGTGGCGTCTATACGATCTTTCCAGCGGGACCCACTTCCCCGGTTCAGGTCTTCTGTGAAATGGGCAGCATGGATGCACCAGATAGTAACAAATGGACG GTCATTCAAAGAAGGACTGATGGCACCATTAACTTCTACCGTGGGTGGGAACAGTACAAGACTGGATTCGGACAAGCTTCAAGTGAATACTGGTTGG GTCTGGAGAATATCCATCTCCTGTCTGGGAAAAAAAGCTACAAGCTGAGGGTGGACATGGAGGACTTTGATGGCGCAAAGGTATCGGCGGAGTATTCCTCCTTCAACGTGGCCCCTGAGAAGGACGGATACAGGCTCACGTTAAGTGGCTTCAAAGACGGTGGCGCGG GAGATTCGTTGGCTTTTCATAATGGTCAGAAGTTCTCAACGTTTGATAAGGACCAAGATTCCGATCCTGCAAACTGTGCAGAAACCTACCTGGGAGGATGGTGGTACAATAATTGCCATGGTGCCAACGCTAACGGGGAGTATTTGTGGGGCGAATCAATCGTGGGCCTTGGAATTAATTGGTTTACTTGGAAAGGAAACGCGTATTCCTTAAAAGCCATTGCATTTAAGTTAAGTCCCCAACTGGAACTGGATGCTAAAGTTGAAGTGTAG
- the LOC132446812 gene encoding microfibril-associated glycoprotein 4-like isoform X3, whose protein sequence is MIGPLGLLVLLVVNLVVLSDTPVLVSGAPVVVSGTPESLPVDCSDLYSNGFGNSGVYTIFPAGPTSPVQVFCEMGSMDAPDSNKWTVIQRRTDGTINFYRGWEQYKTGFGQASSEYWLGLENIHLLSGKKSYKLRVDMEDFDGAKVSAEYSSFNVAPEKDGYRLTLSGFKDGGAGDSLAFHNGQKFSTFDKDQDSDPANCAETYLGGWWYNNCHGANANGEYLWGESIVGLGINWFTWKGNAYSLKAIAFKLSPQLELDAKVEV, encoded by the exons ATGATT GGACCTTTAGGCCTACTCGTCCTCTTGGTGGTGAACCTG GTGGTGCTGAGCGACACTCCGGTGTTAGTGAGCGGCGCTCCGGTGGTAGTGAGCGGTACACCTGAGTCGCTTCCAGTGGATTGCAGCGACCTCTATAGCAACGGCTTCGGTAACAGTGGCGTCTATACGATCTTTCCAGCGGGACCCACTTCCCCGGTTCAGGTCTTCTGTGAAATGGGCAGCATGGATGCACCAGATAGTAACAAATGGACG GTCATTCAAAGAAGGACTGATGGCACCATTAACTTCTACCGTGGGTGGGAACAGTACAAGACTGGATTCGGACAAGCTTCAAGTGAATACTGGTTGG GTCTGGAGAATATCCATCTCCTGTCTGGGAAAAAAAGCTACAAGCTGAGGGTGGACATGGAGGACTTTGATGGCGCAAAGGTATCGGCGGAGTATTCCTCCTTCAACGTGGCCCCTGAGAAGGACGGATACAGGCTCACGTTAAGTGGCTTCAAAGACGGTGGCGCGG GAGATTCGTTGGCTTTTCATAATGGTCAGAAGTTCTCAACGTTTGATAAGGACCAAGATTCCGATCCTGCAAACTGTGCAGAAACCTACCTGGGAGGATGGTGGTACAATAATTGCCATGGTGCCAACGCTAACGGGGAGTATTTGTGGGGCGAATCAATCGTGGGCCTTGGAATTAATTGGTTTACTTGGAAAGGAAACGCGTATTCCTTAAAAGCCATTGCATTTAAGTTAAGTCCCCAACTGGAACTGGATGCTAAAGTTGAAGTGTAG
- the LOC132446812 gene encoding microfibril-associated glycoprotein 4-like isoform X4 — MIGPLGLLVLLVVNLVLVSSTPVEVSGTLMAANGTQVVLSDTPVLVSGAPVVVSGTPESLPVDCSDLYSNGFGNSGVYTIFPAGPTSPVQVFCEMGSMDAPDSNKWTVIQRRTDGTINFYRGWEQYKTGFGQASSEYWLGLENIHLLSGKKSYKLRVDMEDFDGAKVSAEYSSFNVAPEKDGYRLTLSGFKDGGADDLQTMTHECNFLKFKKRLAVTTNQT, encoded by the exons ATGATT GGACCTTTAGGCCTACTCGTCCTCTTGGTGGTGAACCTGGTGTTAGTGAGCAGCACTCCGGTGGAAGTGAGCGGCACTCTGATGGCAGCGAATGGCACTCAGGTGGTGCTGAGCGACACTCCGGTGTTAGTGAGCGGCGCTCCGGTGGTAGTGAGCGGTACACCTGAGTCGCTTCCAGTGGATTGCAGCGACCTCTATAGCAACGGCTTCGGTAACAGTGGCGTCTATACGATCTTTCCAGCGGGACCCACTTCCCCGGTTCAGGTCTTCTGTGAAATGGGCAGCATGGATGCACCAGATAGTAACAAATGGACG GTCATTCAAAGAAGGACTGATGGCACCATTAACTTCTACCGTGGGTGGGAACAGTACAAGACTGGATTCGGACAAGCTTCAAGTGAATACTGGTTGG GTCTGGAGAATATCCATCTCCTGTCTGGGAAAAAAAGCTACAAGCTGAGGGTGGACATGGAGGACTTTGATGGCGCAAAGGTATCGGCGGAGTATTCCTCCTTCAACGTGGCCCCTGAGAAGGACGGATACAGGCTCACGTTAAGTGGCTTCAAAGACGGTGGCGCGG ATGATCTTCAGACCATGACACATGAATGCAACTTCTTGAAATTCAAAAAACGTTTGGCCGTGACAACCAATCAAACTTGA
- the LOC132446756 gene encoding microfibril-associated glycoprotein 4-like isoform X2 yields MIGPLGLLVLLVVNLVVVSGTPVVLSDTPVVVSDTPVVVSGTPVVVSGTPVVVSGTPVVLSGTPVVLSGTPVVLSGTPVVLSDTPVVVSGTPKSLPVDCSDLYSNGFGNSGVYTIFPAGPTSPVQVFCEMGSMDAPDSNKWTVIQRRTDGTINFYRGWEQYKNGFGQASSEYWLGLENIHLLSGKKSYKLRVDMEDFDGAKVSAEYSSFNVAPEKDGYRLTLSGFKDGGADDLQTMTHECSFLKFKNIWP; encoded by the exons ATGATC GGACCTTTAGGCCTACTCGTCCTCTTGGTGGTGAACCTGGTGGTAGTGAGCGGCACTCCGGTGGTGCTGAGCGACACTCCGGTGGTAGTGAGCGACACTCCGGTGGTAGTGAGCGGCACTCCGGTGGTAGTGAGCGGCACTCCGGTGGTAGTGAGCGGCACTCCGGTGGTGCTGAGCGGCACTCCGGTGGTGCTGAGCGGCACTCCGGTGGTGCTGAGCGGCACTCCGGTGGTGCTGAGCGACACTCCGGTGGTAGTGAGCGGTACACCTAAGTCGCTTCCAGTGGATTGCAGCGACCTCTATAGCAACGGCTTCGGTAACAGTGGCGTCTATACGATCTTTCCAGCGGGACCCACTTCCCCGGTTCAGGTGTTCTGTGAAATGGGCAGCATGGATGCACCAGATAGTAACAAATGGACG GTCATTCAAAGAAGGACTGATGGCACCATTAACTTCTACCGTGGGTGGGAACAGTACAAGAATGGATTCGGACAAGCGTCAAGTGAATACTGGTTGG GTCTGGAGAATATCCATCTCCTGTCTGGGAAAAAAAGCTATAAGTTGAGAGTGGACATGGAGGACTTCGATGGCGCAAAGGTATCGGCGGAGTATTCCTCCTTCAACGTGGCCCCAGAGAAGGACGGATACAGGCTCACGTTAAGTGGCTTCAAAGACGGTGGCGCGG ATGATCTTCAGACCATGACACACGAGTGCAGCTTCTTAAAATTCAAAAACATTTGGCCGTGA
- the LOC132446756 gene encoding microfibril-associated glycoprotein 4-like isoform X1 — translation MIGPLGLLVLLVVNLVVVSGTPVVLSDTPVVVSDTPVVVSGTPVVVSGTPVVVSGTPVVLSGTPVVLSGTPVVLSGTPVVLSDTPVVVSGTPKSLPVDCSDLYSNGFGNSGVYTIFPAGPTSPVQVFCEMGSMDAPDSNKWTVIQRRTDGTINFYRGWEQYKNGFGQASSEYWLGLENIHLLSGKKSYKLRVDMEDFDGAKVSAEYSSFNVAPEKDGYRLTLSGFKDGGAGNSLDHHNGLKFSTFDKDQDSDARNCAKTYLGGWWYDVCHHVNPNGEYLWGESIFGVGINWHSWKGWTYSLKAIAFKLSPQLELDAIG, via the exons ATGATC GGACCTTTAGGCCTACTCGTCCTCTTGGTGGTGAACCTGGTGGTAGTGAGCGGCACTCCGGTGGTGCTGAGCGACACTCCGGTGGTAGTGAGCGACACTCCGGTGGTAGTGAGCGGCACTCCGGTGGTAGTGAGCGGCACTCCGGTGGTAGTGAGCGGCACTCCGGTGGTGCTGAGCGGCACTCCGGTGGTGCTGAGCGGCACTCCGGTGGTGCTGAGCGGCACTCCGGTGGTGCTGAGCGACACTCCGGTGGTAGTGAGCGGTACACCTAAGTCGCTTCCAGTGGATTGCAGCGACCTCTATAGCAACGGCTTCGGTAACAGTGGCGTCTATACGATCTTTCCAGCGGGACCCACTTCCCCGGTTCAGGTGTTCTGTGAAATGGGCAGCATGGATGCACCAGATAGTAACAAATGGACG GTCATTCAAAGAAGGACTGATGGCACCATTAACTTCTACCGTGGGTGGGAACAGTACAAGAATGGATTCGGACAAGCGTCAAGTGAATACTGGTTGG GTCTGGAGAATATCCATCTCCTGTCTGGGAAAAAAAGCTATAAGTTGAGAGTGGACATGGAGGACTTCGATGGCGCAAAGGTATCGGCGGAGTATTCCTCCTTCAACGTGGCCCCAGAGAAGGACGGATACAGGCTCACGTTAAGTGGCTTCAAAGACGGTGGCGCGG GAAATTCGTTGGATCATCATAATGGTCTGAAGTTCTCAACATTTGATAAGGACCAAGATTCTGATGCTAGAAACTGTGCAAAAACCTACCTTGGAGGATGGTGGTACGATGTTTGCCATCATGTCAACCCTAACGGGGAGTATTTGTGGGGCGAATCAATCTTTGGCGTTGGAATTAATTGGCATTCTTGGAAAGGATGGACGTATTCATTAAAAGCCATTGCATTTAAGTTAAGTCCCCAACTGGAACTGGATGCTATTGGATGA
- the LOC132446812 gene encoding microfibril-associated glycoprotein 4-like isoform X2 gives MIGPLGLLVLLVVNLVLVSSTPVVLSDTPVLVSGAPVVVSGTPESLPVDCSDLYSNGFGNSGVYTIFPAGPTSPVQVFCEMGSMDAPDSNKWTVIQRRTDGTINFYRGWEQYKTGFGQASSEYWLGLENIHLLSGKKSYKLRVDMEDFDGAKVSAEYSSFNVAPEKDGYRLTLSGFKDGGAGDSLAFHNGQKFSTFDKDQDSDPANCAETYLGGWWYNNCHGANANGEYLWGESIVGLGINWFTWKGNAYSLKAIAFKLSPQLELDAKVEV, from the exons ATGATT GGACCTTTAGGCCTACTCGTCCTCTTGGTGGTGAACCTGGTGTTAGTGAGCAGCACTCCG GTGGTGCTGAGCGACACTCCGGTGTTAGTGAGCGGCGCTCCGGTGGTAGTGAGCGGTACACCTGAGTCGCTTCCAGTGGATTGCAGCGACCTCTATAGCAACGGCTTCGGTAACAGTGGCGTCTATACGATCTTTCCAGCGGGACCCACTTCCCCGGTTCAGGTCTTCTGTGAAATGGGCAGCATGGATGCACCAGATAGTAACAAATGGACG GTCATTCAAAGAAGGACTGATGGCACCATTAACTTCTACCGTGGGTGGGAACAGTACAAGACTGGATTCGGACAAGCTTCAAGTGAATACTGGTTGG GTCTGGAGAATATCCATCTCCTGTCTGGGAAAAAAAGCTACAAGCTGAGGGTGGACATGGAGGACTTTGATGGCGCAAAGGTATCGGCGGAGTATTCCTCCTTCAACGTGGCCCCTGAGAAGGACGGATACAGGCTCACGTTAAGTGGCTTCAAAGACGGTGGCGCGG GAGATTCGTTGGCTTTTCATAATGGTCAGAAGTTCTCAACGTTTGATAAGGACCAAGATTCCGATCCTGCAAACTGTGCAGAAACCTACCTGGGAGGATGGTGGTACAATAATTGCCATGGTGCCAACGCTAACGGGGAGTATTTGTGGGGCGAATCAATCGTGGGCCTTGGAATTAATTGGTTTACTTGGAAAGGAAACGCGTATTCCTTAAAAGCCATTGCATTTAAGTTAAGTCCCCAACTGGAACTGGATGCTAAAGTTGAAGTGTAG